The following are encoded in a window of Chitinophagaceae bacterium genomic DNA:
- a CDS encoding aminotransferase class I/II-fold pyridoxal phosphate-dependent enzyme, whose product MLLLSGPNMAGNEWKYVKDCLDTGWVSSVGAYVDQFEKMSAEFAGTKYAVATSSGTTALHICLIMLGVNEKDYVITPNITFIATCNSIKYTGANPILVDTDPGSWQMDLDLLEEFLSTQDRTTQRGMSLQKRWPQNSRHYARACAGQHVRYGQADGIGQTA is encoded by the coding sequence ATGCTTTTACTCAGTGGCCCGAACATGGCCGGCAACGAATGGAAATATGTAAAGGATTGTCTGGATACCGGCTGGGTAAGCAGCGTGGGCGCTTATGTGGACCAGTTTGAGAAAATGAGCGCTGAATTCGCCGGCACCAAATATGCTGTTGCCACCAGCAGCGGTACAACCGCCCTGCACATATGCCTCATCATGCTGGGGGTTAATGAAAAGGATTATGTGATCACTCCCAATATTACCTTCATCGCCACCTGCAATTCCATTAAATACACCGGTGCCAACCCGATCCTGGTAGATACCGATCCCGGTTCCTGGCAAATGGACCTGGACCTGCTGGAAGAATTCCTGTCAACCCAAGACAGAACAACGCAACGGGGTATGTCATTACAAAAAAGATGGCCGCAGAATTCCCGTCATTATGCCCGTGCATGTGCTGGGCAACATGTGCGATATGGACAGGCTGATGGCATTGGCCAAACAGCATAA
- a CDS encoding sensor protein KdpD: protein MPEQEKNAQQFLDLIRKSRRGKFKIYIGMSAGVGKTFRMLQEAQTLLRNGIDVKIGYIETHGRKETQALMEGLPVIPRRKLFYKGKELDEFDVQAVMNLHPEVVIVDELAHTNIEGSKNEKRWQDVMDILDAGINVISAVNIQHIESLYQDVKEITGIDVAERIPDIVLQQADEVVNIDLTADELVTRLREGKIYTADKIERALQNFFQSEKILQLRELALKEVASQVERKIETELPRSAHLKAERFLACISSNHEIAKKVIRKTARLASYYNSKWYLLYVQTPKEEGDKIGLAAQRHLINNFKLATELGAEIIRIKSSNIAKGIFEATTQKEITTICIGKPHLNLFNVIMNTTVFNQLLNKLSAADIDIVILS, encoded by the coding sequence ATGCCAGAACAGGAAAAAAATGCACAACAATTTTTAGACCTTATCCGCAAAAGCCGGCGGGGGAAGTTTAAAATTTACATTGGCATGAGTGCCGGTGTAGGCAAAACTTTCCGCATGCTTCAGGAAGCGCAAACCCTGTTGCGCAACGGTATTGATGTTAAGATCGGGTATATAGAAACACATGGCCGGAAAGAGACCCAGGCCTTAATGGAAGGCTTACCTGTTATTCCACGGAGAAAATTATTTTATAAAGGAAAAGAACTGGATGAATTCGATGTGCAAGCCGTAATGAACCTGCACCCGGAAGTGGTGATCGTGGATGAACTGGCCCATACCAATATTGAAGGAAGTAAGAATGAAAAACGCTGGCAGGATGTTATGGATATACTGGATGCCGGCATCAATGTAATCAGTGCCGTTAACATCCAGCATATTGAAAGTCTGTATCAGGATGTGAAAGAAATAACCGGCATTGATGTTGCCGAACGCATTCCGGATATTGTACTGCAACAGGCCGATGAAGTGGTGAACATTGACCTTACTGCCGATGAACTGGTAACAAGATTAAGAGAGGGAAAAATTTATACGGCCGATAAGATTGAACGGGCCTTACAGAATTTCTTCCAGAGCGAAAAGATACTTCAGTTACGGGAACTGGCATTAAAGGAAGTGGCCTCACAGGTGGAACGGAAAATTGAAACAGAACTCCCCCGCAGCGCACACCTGAAGGCGGAACGTTTCCTGGCCTGCATCAGCAGCAATCATGAGATAGCTAAAAAGGTCATCCGGAAAACGGCCCGGCTGGCCTCCTATTATAACAGCAAGTGGTACCTTTTGTACGTGCAAACACCGAAGGAGGAAGGAGATAAAATAGGCCTGGCGGCGCAAAGGCACCTGATCAATAACTTTAAACTGGCAACAGAACTTGGTGCAGAAATAATAAGAATAAAAAGCAGCAATATTGCCAAAGGGATTTTTGAAGCAACTACCCAAAAAGAGATCACCACCATCTGCATCGGCAAACCGCACCTGAACCTGTTCAATGTGATCATGAACACCACCGTATTCAATCAATTGCTGAACAAACTGTCTGCCGCAGATATAGACATCGTAATTTTATCGTAG
- a CDS encoding porin — translation MKKILLGAMLMAGLNLFAQDSVKTAAPNPFSFSGYVEAYYQYDFNKPTDNNRPGFIYSHNRHNEFNLNLGFLKGSYNAERVRANLAIAAGTYMNANYAAETGVLKNIFEANAGLKISKKKNLWIDAGIFSSHIGFESAVSKDCWTLTRSMLADNSPYFEAGAKLTYTSNNNRWIISGLLLNGWQRIKRVDGNSLMSFGTQLQYKPNTTTTFNYSTFVGTDKPDSARLWRCFHNLYGIFNVTPKFGITAGFDIGSEQKTKAGSDFNTWYSPVLILKYAVNDKWTVATRGEYYDDKYGVIIASGTPNGFKTAGYSVNVDYAPLPNAVIRLELRSLNSKDDVFTKGSGISNNNTFVTSSIAVSF, via the coding sequence ATGAAAAAGATCTTATTAGGAGCTATGCTAATGGCAGGCTTAAATTTATTCGCACAGGATTCTGTTAAAACAGCAGCACCAAACCCTTTCAGCTTCAGCGGTTATGTAGAGGCTTATTACCAATACGACTTTAACAAACCAACTGATAATAACAGGCCCGGTTTTATTTACAGTCATAACCGCCACAACGAATTTAACCTTAACCTGGGTTTTTTAAAAGGCAGTTACAATGCGGAGAGAGTAAGGGCAAATCTTGCTATTGCAGCCGGTACATACATGAATGCAAATTACGCCGCTGAAACAGGGGTATTAAAAAATATTTTCGAAGCCAATGCCGGTTTAAAAATTTCCAAAAAGAAAAATCTCTGGATAGATGCAGGCATTTTTTCATCTCATATTGGTTTCGAAAGCGCTGTGTCAAAAGATTGCTGGACACTCACCAGGAGTATGCTGGCAGATAATTCACCCTATTTTGAAGCAGGCGCTAAACTTACTTATACAAGCAATAATAATAGATGGATCATAAGCGGCCTGCTGTTGAATGGGTGGCAACGGATCAAAAGAGTGGATGGTAATTCATTGATGAGTTTTGGTACGCAGTTGCAATACAAACCCAATACCACAACCACGTTTAATTACAGTACTTTTGTCGGCACCGATAAGCCGGATAGTGCACGCCTGTGGCGTTGCTTTCATAACCTGTATGGTATTTTTAATGTTACCCCTAAGTTTGGCATTACAGCCGGGTTTGATATTGGTTCCGAACAAAAAACAAAAGCTGGGAGTGATTTTAACACCTGGTATTCCCCGGTTTTGATATTGAAATATGCTGTTAATGATAAATGGACTGTTGCTACAAGAGGGGAATATTATGATGACAAGTATGGAGTGATTATCGCCAGCGGTACGCCCAATGGTTTTAAAACAGCGGGCTATTCTGTTAATGTAGATTATGCACCCTTACCGAATGCCGTCATCAGGTTAGAGCTGAGATCGTTGAACAGTAAGGATGATGTTTTTACCAAGGGTAGCGGGATATCTAATAATAATACCTTTGTTACCTCTTCTATTGCAGTAAGTTTTTAA
- a CDS encoding RNA polymerase sigma factor — protein sequence MSTIEFNQVLIHNSDYLKPFAMTLTRDSESAKDLVQETLYRALANKEKYLDGTNIKAWLYTIMRNIFINNYRRSAKQNTIFDNTPNDFLLDHNQFSTVNAAETNLSVKNIYEAIHQLPEIFKTPFQLYFEGYKYHEIALVLKEPLGTIKSRIHFARKLLKQQLERF from the coding sequence ATGTCTACCATAGAATTCAACCAGGTGCTGATCCATAACTCAGATTACCTAAAGCCATTTGCCATGACCTTGACCCGGGATTCAGAATCTGCAAAAGACCTGGTGCAGGAAACCCTTTACCGGGCGCTTGCCAACAAAGAAAAGTACCTGGATGGGACCAATATCAAGGCCTGGCTATATACCATCATGCGCAATATTTTCATCAATAACTACCGGCGCAGCGCAAAGCAAAACACCATTTTTGATAATACACCAAACGATTTCCTGCTGGACCATAACCAGTTCAGCACGGTGAACGCCGCTGAAACAAATCTTTCCGTGAAGAATATCTATGAAGCAATTCATCAATTGCCCGAGATCTTCAAAACACCTTTTCAGCTGTATTTTGAAGGATATAAATATCATGAGATAGCCCTGGTTTTGAAAGAACCGCTTGGCACAATAAAAAGCAGGATACATTTTGCCCGTAAACTGCTGAAACAACAACTGGAACGGTTCTGA
- a CDS encoding MerR family transcriptional regulator — MHSFTIKDLENLSGIKAHTIRIWEQRYTFLRPGRTGTNIRFYSAEELKMILNVALLNKYGFKISHIDRMNEAEIKERILSLNQLEAQQERIVNTLIQNMVDLDMDSFENTLNNFIAVRGVEKTILQIIFPYLEKIGILWMTNHINPAQEHLVSNIIRQKLIVGIDNISNRVKVNKTVLLFLPEGEYHELGLLFMNYLLKNRGVDTIYLGCSIPANDVDYVVKLKKPDYLYTHLTTVGPKFNLDKFISNLNKKITATPIIISGQLTHTYEKKLLPPIHFKKSYTEVMEFVSGL; from the coding sequence ATGCATTCGTTCACGATCAAGGACCTGGAAAATCTATCGGGCATCAAGGCCCACACCATCCGTATATGGGAGCAGCGCTATACGTTCTTAAGACCCGGCCGTACCGGTACCAATATCCGCTTTTACAGCGCCGAGGAATTAAAGATGATCTTAAATGTTGCCCTGCTGAATAAATATGGTTTCAAGATATCTCATATTGACCGGATGAATGAGGCCGAGATAAAGGAAAGGATACTTTCACTGAATCAACTGGAAGCCCAGCAGGAAAGGATTGTGAATACACTTATCCAGAATATGGTGGACCTTGACATGGATAGTTTTGAAAACACCCTGAATAATTTTATAGCGGTCAGGGGAGTTGAAAAAACGATCCTCCAGATCATTTTCCCTTACCTGGAGAAAATAGGCATATTGTGGATGACCAATCACATTAACCCGGCACAGGAACACCTGGTGAGCAATATCATCCGTCAGAAACTGATTGTTGGAATTGATAATATCAGCAACCGGGTGAAGGTTAATAAAACGGTCCTTCTTTTTTTGCCGGAAGGCGAGTATCACGAACTGGGACTTTTATTCATGAACTACCTGCTTAAGAACAGGGGGGTTGATACCATTTACCTGGGTTGCAGCATTCCGGCCAATGATGTTGATTATGTGGTGAAACTGAAAAAGCCGGACTATTTGTATACGCATTTAACCACTGTGGGTCCCAAATTCAATCTCGATAAATTCATCTCAAACCTTAATAAGAAAATTACCGCCACTCCCATCATAATATCCGGGCAGTTGACCCATACTTACGAAAAGAAGCTCTTACCTCCCATTCATTTTAAAAAGTCATATACCGAGGTGATGGAGTTTGTATCCGGCCTGTAA
- the kdpB gene encoding potassium-transporting ATPase subunit KdpB — translation MSIHRRTNKLFEGALVNEALKQSFVKLDPRIQFRNPVMFTVELCTIFMLGVCIWIMNGEASQGSLLYNIIITAILLLTLLFANFAEALAEARGKAQANSLRKTREDTPAKKIFPVGEMYVNEMKIVPSSQLGKGDVFLCEAGDTIPMDGEIIEGIATIDESAITGESAPVIRESGGDKSSVTGGTKVLSDKIKVRVTTEPGESFLDKMIALVEGASRQKTPNEIALTILLAGFTLIFIIVCVTLKPFGDYASTPITIAAFISLFVCLIPTTIGGLLSAIGIAGMDRALRANVITKSGKAVETAGDLDTLLLDKTGTITIGNRKATHFWPEKDVDENVFAEACVLASMADETPEGKSIIELAETKQVKKPSLQNDKVRFIQFTAETRSSGIDLPTGQAGMEVMKIRKGAFDAIRNVVLKAGNSFPADTEERVRLISSNGGTPLVVSQNEKVMGVIELQDIIKPGIQERFERLRKMGVKTVMVTGDNPLTAKFIAEKAGVDDFIAEAKPEDKMNYIKKEQQGGKLVAMMGDGTNDAPALAQADVGVAMNSGTAAAKEAGNMVDLDNDPTKLIEIVEIGKQLLMTRGTLTTFSIANDVAKYFAIVPALFIASIPALQGLNIMRLHSPESAILSAIIFNAIIIPLLIPLALRGVAYKPIGASLLLRRNLLIYGVGGIVVPFIGIKLIDLLVSIWF, via the coding sequence ATGTCAATACATAGAAGAACAAATAAACTATTTGAAGGCGCTTTGGTTAACGAAGCGCTGAAGCAATCCTTTGTTAAACTGGATCCACGCATCCAGTTCCGCAACCCGGTGATGTTTACCGTGGAGCTATGTACCATATTTATGCTGGGTGTTTGCATCTGGATAATGAATGGTGAAGCTTCGCAGGGCAGCCTCCTGTACAATATCATTATTACAGCCATATTGCTGCTAACACTTCTGTTTGCCAATTTTGCCGAAGCACTTGCCGAAGCAAGAGGGAAGGCGCAGGCCAATAGTCTGCGTAAAACAAGGGAAGACACTCCGGCCAAGAAAATATTTCCGGTTGGTGAAATGTATGTGAACGAAATGAAGATCGTTCCTTCTTCTCAGCTTGGGAAGGGAGATGTTTTTCTTTGCGAAGCCGGTGATACCATCCCCATGGACGGGGAGATCATTGAAGGGATCGCTACCATTGATGAATCTGCCATTACCGGTGAATCTGCCCCGGTAATACGTGAAAGCGGTGGCGATAAATCTTCTGTGACCGGGGGTACAAAAGTATTAAGCGATAAGATAAAAGTCCGGGTTACTACAGAACCGGGAGAAAGTTTCCTGGATAAAATGATCGCCCTGGTTGAGGGGGCAAGCCGCCAGAAAACACCGAATGAAATTGCACTGACCATTTTACTGGCAGGGTTTACGCTCATCTTTATCATTGTATGCGTTACCTTGAAACCCTTTGGCGATTATGCAAGTACACCCATTACCATTGCTGCCTTCATTTCTTTATTTGTTTGCCTGATACCAACAACCATCGGTGGTTTGTTGTCTGCCATCGGTATTGCAGGAATGGACAGGGCATTAAGGGCGAATGTGATCACAAAAAGCGGTAAGGCGGTTGAAACTGCCGGCGATCTGGACACGTTGCTTTTGGATAAGACAGGCACCATCACTATCGGTAACAGGAAAGCTACGCACTTCTGGCCCGAAAAAGATGTAGATGAAAATGTTTTTGCCGAAGCTTGTGTACTTGCTTCTATGGCAGATGAAACACCGGAAGGAAAATCCATCATTGAACTGGCAGAAACAAAACAGGTAAAAAAACCTTCTTTGCAAAATGATAAAGTAAGGTTTATTCAATTCACTGCCGAAACAAGGAGCAGCGGGATTGACCTGCCTACCGGACAGGCAGGTATGGAGGTTATGAAAATACGTAAAGGCGCTTTTGATGCCATCAGAAATGTGGTATTAAAAGCCGGAAACAGTTTTCCTGCGGATACAGAAGAAAGGGTACGTCTTATTTCTTCAAATGGGGGAACGCCGCTTGTTGTCAGCCAGAATGAAAAAGTAATGGGTGTGATTGAATTACAGGATATCATTAAACCGGGCATACAGGAACGCTTTGAACGTTTGCGTAAAATGGGCGTTAAGACCGTGATGGTAACAGGCGATAACCCGCTTACCGCAAAATTCATTGCAGAGAAGGCAGGCGTGGATGATTTTATTGCCGAAGCCAAACCCGAGGATAAAATGAACTACATTAAAAAAGAGCAACAGGGCGGCAAACTGGTAGCCATGATGGGAGACGGTACCAATGATGCGCCTGCGCTGGCGCAGGCTGATGTTGGCGTTGCGATGAACAGCGGAACTGCTGCTGCCAAAGAAGCGGGCAATATGGTCGACCTGGACAATGATCCCACCAAGCTGATCGAGATAGTAGAAATAGGGAAGCAATTATTAATGACAAGAGGAACTCTGACCACGTTTTCCATTGCTAATGATGTGGCTAAATATTTTGCTATTGTGCCGGCTTTGTTCATTGCTTCTATTCCAGCACTACAGGGGTTGAACATCATGCGGCTGCATAGCCCCGAAAGTGCCATCCTTTCTGCCATCATTTTCAATGCCATTATTATTCCCTTGTTAATCCCGTTGGCTTTAAGAGGGGTGGCTTATAAACCCATTGGTGCATCTTTATTATTAAGAAGGAATTTACTCATTTATGGCGTGGGGGGTATCGTAGTCCCTTTTATCGGTATCAAATTAATTGACCTTTTAGTGAGTATATGGTTCTGA
- the crtI gene encoding phytoene desaturase: MKRVVIIGSGFAGLSAAAFMAKAGWDVTVLEKQSTPGGRARQLKADGFTFDMGPSWYWMPDVFERYFNCFGKKVADYYELERLEPSYRIYWKDGKSDIPADYNELKKLFESIEPGSGEKLDRFLEEAAYKYEVGINKLVYKPGQSLTEFLDWDTIKGVFKLDVFTSIDKHIRKFFKHPKLRQLMEFPVLFLGALPKDTPALYSLMNYADIKLGTWYPKKGMYAVVEGMHKLAEELGVKFVFDCNVTVINVDQAMANKVVAEGNRSFDADVVIGGADYHFVESKLLPENYRRYSDRYWEKRLMAPSCLLYYIGLNKKTEGVPHHSLFFDADFDVHGKEIYTTRQWPTDPLFYLSVSSVTDETVAPAGCDNMVFLIPVAAGLEADTEELRERYFQKILARFEEKTGQQIRNNIVYKKSYSISNFVTDYNSFKGNAYGLANTLMQTAIFRPSCRSIKIKNLFYTGQLTVPGPGVPPSLISGEVVAKEIQKHFG; this comes from the coding sequence TTGAAACGAGTAGTAATCATAGGAAGTGGCTTTGCAGGCCTGTCCGCCGCTGCCTTTATGGCCAAAGCCGGCTGGGATGTGACCGTACTTGAAAAGCAAAGTACTCCCGGGGGCAGGGCCAGGCAGTTAAAAGCAGATGGATTCACCTTTGATATGGGCCCAAGCTGGTACTGGATGCCCGATGTGTTTGAGCGCTATTTCAACTGTTTTGGTAAAAAGGTTGCTGACTATTACGAACTGGAAAGACTGGAACCATCCTACCGTATTTACTGGAAAGACGGTAAATCCGATATACCGGCCGACTATAATGAATTAAAGAAGTTATTTGAAAGTATTGAACCGGGCAGTGGCGAAAAACTGGACCGGTTCCTGGAAGAAGCAGCTTACAAGTACGAGGTTGGGATCAACAAACTGGTGTACAAACCCGGCCAGTCATTAACGGAGTTCTTAGACTGGGATACCATCAAAGGAGTTTTTAAGCTGGATGTATTCACCTCCATCGACAAGCACATCCGTAAGTTCTTCAAACATCCGAAGCTGAGGCAGTTGATGGAATTCCCGGTATTGTTCCTGGGTGCATTGCCAAAAGATACTCCTGCTTTATACAGCCTGATGAACTATGCTGATATTAAACTGGGCACCTGGTATCCCAAAAAAGGAATGTATGCCGTGGTGGAGGGAATGCATAAGCTGGCAGAGGAACTGGGAGTGAAATTTGTGTTTGATTGCAATGTTACGGTGATAAATGTTGACCAGGCCATGGCTAATAAAGTAGTGGCAGAAGGAAACAGAAGCTTTGATGCCGATGTGGTGATCGGGGGCGCTGATTATCATTTTGTAGAAAGCAAACTCCTTCCGGAAAACTACCGCAGGTACAGTGACCGGTACTGGGAAAAAAGGTTAATGGCGCCCAGTTGCCTGCTGTATTACATAGGACTGAATAAGAAAACAGAAGGAGTGCCGCATCACTCATTGTTCTTTGACGCCGATTTTGATGTACACGGTAAGGAGATCTATACAACCAGGCAATGGCCCACTGATCCGTTGTTCTACCTGTCTGTATCTTCGGTAACGGATGAAACGGTGGCGCCTGCCGGCTGTGACAATATGGTTTTCCTGATCCCGGTTGCTGCCGGACTGGAAGCTGATACAGAAGAACTGAGAGAAAGATATTTTCAAAAGATACTGGCCCGGTTCGAGGAAAAGACAGGTCAGCAGATACGGAATAACATCGTGTATAAAAAAAGCTATTCGATAAGCAACTTTGTAACCGATTACAATTCGTTCAAAGGCAATGCGTATGGTTTGGCCAATACCCTGATGCAAACGGCAATTTTCAGGCCTTCGTGCAGGAGTATTAAAATAAAAAACTTATTTTACACCGGTCAATTAACGGTTCCGGGTCCCGGGGTACCTCCAAGCCTGATCAGTGGCGAGGTGGTCGCTAAAGAGATCCAGAAACATTTTGGCTGA
- a CDS encoding K(+)-transporting ATPase subunit C gives MKQNILPAIRLTLVCMVFFMGIYSLLILAGAQLAPGKGKGETVTANNRVVGWKLLGQKFTDDKYFWSRPSAVDYNAAGSGGSNKGPSNPDYLKQVKDRIDSFLVHNPAVKKEEIPSDLVTASGAGLDPHISVQGAYVQVKRIATVRNIPVETVNKLVENNIEKPLAGLFGTKRVNVLQLNVALDKLK, from the coding sequence ATGAAACAAAATATTCTGCCCGCAATAAGACTTACCCTGGTTTGCATGGTATTCTTTATGGGTATTTATTCTTTATTGATCCTTGCAGGCGCACAGTTGGCGCCTGGTAAAGGGAAAGGTGAAACAGTTACAGCCAATAACCGTGTTGTAGGCTGGAAGTTACTGGGCCAGAAATTCACAGATGATAAATATTTCTGGAGCCGCCCTTCGGCTGTTGATTACAATGCTGCAGGTTCAGGAGGAAGCAACAAAGGCCCCTCCAACCCTGATTATCTGAAACAGGTAAAGGACAGGATAGATAGTTTTTTGGTACACAATCCTGCTGTAAAGAAAGAAGAGATACCCTCTGACCTGGTAACTGCATCCGGTGCGGGCCTTGATCCGCATATCTCTGTACAAGGAGCTTATGTTCAGGTAAAAAGAATTGCAACTGTACGAAATATCCCGGTTGAGACGGTAAACAAACTGGTTGAAAATAATATTGAAAAACCTTTGGCTGGGTTATTCGGAACAAAAAGAGTAAATGTATTACAACTAAATGTCGCATTAGATAAATTAAAATAA
- a CDS encoding PAS domain-containing protein — translation MKLKTKLSLGLSFLFVVILIFGILGIFYINRLSNDAEKVLKNNHESLVYSNNMLRALEDIPARSAAIKIFEDNLKKQEANITEPGEFEATSQVRTHFAELLASSMDSSTYLQIRKGLHVINDLNQKAILDKNSVVQRNAADAKLWLTVIFSVLFLITITFIYNFPAVISDPITKLTDGIVEIAGKNYSKRIYLNQKDEFGELANAFNSMAEKLDQYERSSLAQLRFEKSRIETIINQMKDGIIGLDKKKHILFLNAVAERLLGVKQADVQGRYSADVAVSNDLMRTLLQENGKKELKIYADEKESYFSKDVLNVKNNDEVIGQVIVLRNITPFHELNEAKTNFIATVSHELKTPISSIKMSAQLLNDNRVGNLNEEQAELIKSISDDSDRLLKITSELLNMSQVETGNIQLKLQPASPVEIVQQAVEAVQFKAQQKKIAIHILAQDKLPPVYADVEKTSWVLINLLTNAIKYSPESSSIELMVNLNENKIEFAVQDHGKGIDEKYQPKLFDRYFKVPGTQERTGTGLGLAISKEFIEAQGGSIGVKSEIGAGSRFSFLLNSAA, via the coding sequence ATGAAACTGAAAACAAAATTATCGCTTGGTCTGTCGTTCCTGTTTGTGGTAATACTGATATTCGGTATCCTGGGTATATTTTATATCAACCGGCTGAGCAATGATGCAGAAAAAGTGCTGAAGAATAATCACGAATCACTGGTATACAGCAATAATATGCTCAGGGCGCTGGAAGACATTCCGGCACGGTCCGCAGCCATTAAAATATTTGAGGATAATTTAAAAAAACAGGAAGCGAATATAACCGAGCCGGGCGAATTTGAAGCCACCAGCCAGGTACGTACCCATTTTGCGGAATTGCTTGCTTCGTCCATGGATTCTTCCACTTACCTGCAGATAAGAAAGGGGCTTCATGTGATCAATGACCTTAACCAAAAAGCGATCCTTGACAAGAACAGCGTAGTGCAGAGGAACGCCGCTGACGCAAAACTCTGGCTCACCGTTATCTTTTCTGTTCTCTTCCTGATCACCATTACCTTCATTTATAATTTTCCGGCAGTCATATCAGATCCCATCACAAAACTGACAGACGGTATCGTGGAGATCGCCGGTAAAAATTACAGCAAACGGATATACCTTAACCAAAAGGATGAATTTGGTGAATTGGCCAATGCTTTCAACAGCATGGCCGAAAAACTGGATCAATATGAACGAAGCAGCCTGGCCCAGCTACGCTTTGAAAAAAGCCGGATCGAAACCATCATCAACCAGATGAAAGACGGGATCATCGGGCTTGACAAAAAGAAGCATATACTTTTTTTAAATGCGGTGGCCGAACGGTTGCTGGGTGTTAAACAGGCCGATGTACAAGGCCGGTATTCGGCAGATGTAGCGGTGAGCAACGACCTGATGCGCACCCTGCTGCAGGAGAACGGTAAAAAGGAACTGAAAATATATGCCGACGAAAAGGAGAGCTATTTCAGTAAGGATGTACTGAATGTAAAGAACAACGATGAAGTCATAGGCCAGGTGATCGTGCTGAGGAATATCACTCCCTTTCATGAACTGAATGAAGCAAAGACAAATTTCATTGCCACCGTTTCACATGAACTGAAAACCCCGATCTCTTCCATAAAAATGAGTGCACAGCTGCTTAATGATAACCGGGTGGGAAATCTAAATGAAGAACAGGCAGAACTTATCAAAAGTATCTCCGATGATTCGGACCGCCTGCTGAAAATCACCAGTGAGTTGTTGAATATGAGCCAGGTGGAGACCGGCAACATACAACTGAAATTACAACCCGCAAGTCCGGTTGAAATTGTGCAGCAGGCTGTGGAAGCCGTGCAGTTCAAAGCACAGCAAAAAAAGATCGCCATTCATATCCTGGCACAGGATAAGCTGCCACCGGTATATGCAGATGTGGAAAAAACCTCCTGGGTTTTAATAAATCTGCTGACCAACGCGATCAAGTACTCGCCGGAATCATCTTCTATAGAATTAATGGTGAACCTGAATGAAAACAAAATTGAGTTTGCTGTACAGGATCACGGGAAGGGAATTGATGAGAAATACCAGCCTAAACTGTTTGACCGGTATTTTAAGGTGCCGGGTACACAGGAGCGGACAGGAACGGGGCTTGGACTTGCCATTTCAAAAGAGTTTATTGAAGCACAGGGCGGAAGTATCGGGGTGAAAAGTGAAATAGGCGCTGGAAGCCGGTTCTCTTTTTTGTTGAACAGTGCCGCTTGA
- a CDS encoding DegT/DnrJ/EryC1/StrS family aminotransferase — protein sequence MITTGGGGMIVTNDEVLAKKAKHLTTQAKSDPFEYVHDEIGYNYRLVNVAAAMGVAQMELLPGFIKRKHEVMDFYKKELAGVGDIKFQQVNKDVNPNCWLPTIMTDSQKAVLKILNDHKMQSRPFWVPMNQLRMFKDNIFYNKDNRSDYVYQRCLSIPCSTNITDEQLKAVCDKIKEVFKRMLDAGCKIQDTGYQMPDTR from the coding sequence ATAATCACCACCGGCGGCGGCGGCATGATCGTTACCAATGATGAAGTATTGGCAAAAAAAGCCAAGCATTTAACCACGCAGGCCAAGAGTGACCCGTTTGAATATGTACATGATGAGATCGGTTATAATTACCGCCTGGTGAATGTGGCAGCTGCTATGGGCGTGGCACAAATGGAATTATTGCCCGGCTTTATAAAGCGCAAACACGAAGTGATGGATTTTTATAAAAAGGAACTGGCAGGAGTGGGGGATATAAAATTCCAGCAGGTAAATAAGGATGTAAACCCCAATTGCTGGCTGCCGACCATCATGACGGACAGCCAAAAAGCGGTACTGAAGATCCTGAACGATCATAAGATGCAGAGCCGCCCTTTTTGGGTACCGATGAACCAGTTGAGGATGTTCAAAGACAATATTTTTTATAACAAAGACAACCGGTCGGATTATGTTTACCAGCGTTGTTTAAGTATTCCCTGTTCAACAAATATTACGGACGAACAACTGAAAGCTGTTTGTGATAAGATAAAAGAAGTGTTTAAACGGATGCTGGATGCCGGATGCAAGATACAGGATACAGGATACCAGATGCCGGATACAAGATGA